The Corvus cornix cornix isolate S_Up_H32 unplaced genomic scaffold, ASM73873v5 scaffold4, whole genome shotgun sequence nucleotide sequence TGTTTAGCACAGGTGTCTAATGACACACTGGTACTGAGAGATGCAGGTGGTACATCTGCGATGCCTGTTCATTTCTTTACATGTCAAAGAACTTTAAAACCACATAAGATTTCTGTGAGCCCCACTGGGATTGTATTAGTGAAACCAGTATGGCCTGAGTCctctgacatttattttttgaatacTACATATAACTTCATTACATGTATTGTTACAGGGTACAGCTTTGGCCTCTGTCAATTAGCACTTTCTCAGATCATCTCCTTCGTGAAGTAGGGCTTGTTCCAAGAAGGCAAGGTGAATGAAGCCACTATTTGGGGGATGGAGTGTATTTTTTTGGATCTGAGCTGAGCCATCCATGCTCCTTACAATGAGAAGGAGatgtgggtttggtttttttgtttgtttttagttgtgtttggggtttctgGGGGGGCATGTGCGTGtgtgggttgttttgttgtgttgattgatttggttttgtttgtttggggtggggttttttttaatgtgtttcaaATATAGACAGTGAGGCTGGGTCTTAGATCTGACCTGCTGTTCTTTTGTAAATgcttttgttcttgcttttgtaAATGCTGCCCTTTTGTCACGTTATTTTACAACTAAATAAGTACCTCTGTGATATAAATTGTATCCTCATGATGTAGACTGTCTGGTCTGCTGGGTGAAATACCTCTCTTTAAAAAACTTGATCTGTATAACATGCTAATGGCATATGGTCACTTACTAATTATTAGTTATGTTGATATTGTTACTGCAAAGTAATATAAAGtaggaaaatacattaaagatgtttattaatttgcttttctccacagaaaatcagtttaaaactttatgttaaatgagaaaatagaatgggaaaaaaagtggcATCAGCAACATTTAATATCGCACAAAAGACCAGTGGTCAGTGAAACCTCTTATTAACATGCACTTTTTAAGGGTATGTATTCAATCTTTACCAGGCCTTCCAGCCTTGCAGAGAAACattgggctggaagggaatgTTGCTCCATTTGAATGCCCACCACAGCTCATTTCAGAATATAGGGGgcaaaaaagcacttaaaaatgaCGATACTTTATCATTTTACTCACTAGCTGCTGTAATAtttatcacttaaaaaaaattacttcagtattGTAGAAAAAACCAGTTAGGGATAGGATATTTGAGGATAGGATAGTTGCTTGTGAACTGGAAAGCCCCTAATATTTGACAAATGCTTTTGAATGAAGTTTGGCAGAACAGTGCTAAAAGAAGTGCAGTCGGTCCCTTTCTCAGGGTTTCAAGTGCCTGGCTGAAGAGATTGGAGTCAGAGTGGAGAGAAAACATTATCTAGGGCAGAGTGAAAACTCCCAAGTATTGAGAGGGCATTTGTTGCTGATTAAACAATGCTGGGATTAAAAAGAGgagcatttttttcatgctatGGGACTTCAATTTCCTCTACACATTAATACAGTTCAGAACttggagaaaaatacaaaattaccTGAGATTCTCTGGTTCAGTCCAACACTTCCCCCCTTCTGCGGTTTATTTAGAACTCCTAATTTTCACATCTCAGGTGAAATTGCATCTCGGGATTTCTCTTCAACCCTAAGCATTCCAGCTTGGTGCTCCTGGTTCCCTTTGCTATTCCTGCCCCAGGGAGAGCCGGGACAGCCCCGCCGTGGCTTTACCGGGGGGTCACACCCCTTTAGCCCCGTACCTCCAGTGCCGTGGAGAACTTGGCCGCGGCTGCTGCGAAATCGCGCTGCGTGTACCGAGCGCTGCCGTCCCGCAGGGCGGCCTGGAGCGCAGCGCCAGCGCGGTGCCACACGCTGTCCCCTGCGGCTGGGGCAGGAGCCTGgcccgctgctgctgccactgcagacaTCAGCGGCTCGCCAGGCTCCGCCTCAGTGTCCGCCTCATCAGCGCCGATCAGCTCCGCTTCTATTTCCCTGAGTCTGGAGAGAGGAATGGGAAGCGGAGGGCCCGGGAATGTCCCTGTGCCGCTCTCTGCTGGCGTTTCTGCGTTTGTCCCGGACAGATTTCCATGGCTTTCTGCTTTATCTGCGCCACTCTGCGGTCGTTCTTTGTGCTCTTCTGCCTCCTGcaagagaaggagcaggaggtgagAGGAGAATCGTGGGATTTAAAGTCATTTCAGAGAACcccagcatggtttgggttgcaagggacctcaaggatcatctcattccaccccctgccatgggcagggtcaccttccactatcccaggtcactccaagccccgtccagcctggccttggacacttacagggatggggcagccactgcttctctggacagcctgtgccagggcctcagcaccctcacagccaagagtttcttcctaaaatccaatctaaatctctttcaccttaaagccattcccctttgtcaCAACTTGCCTTTGCAAAATGTCCCAggaaagctttgttttgtttccagaagCGATTTCGGAAAATACTTTACCATGGATTTTAGCACCAAATAGGGTGACATGAAGGGGCAATATGTTACAATTAGTTGCCTTTCATTCTTTTAACTTTACTGGATGCATTGGGATAAATAGATTTGGAACATATTATTGAATTAAAttgaatgaagaaaagaaaacagaatgaaataaaatgcaagtatctgggaaaaaaatgtcttctcaTAGTCCTGAGTGGAGATCTAATGTTCCTTCTCTGCCTTATCCTGCTAAAAGGAGGGCAGGTATTCCGTCCTATGAATCGCTCCAAACCGAGCCTAGGCACACTTGTGAGACGGCGTCCAAGAGCAGGCGTTTGCTTTATTCGGTGCCGGCTGTGCGGGGATCGCTCCTCCTAGCACACACCCACCCCAGGCACACGGCAGATTACCATGTACGGTTACATTTTATGTATATTCAttatttgctttagaaaagGTGTGGTTATGCAAACTATTTTTTGGAACTCATTATTATCATTAGCACACGCAGAGCACAGGGCTCCCTGGTGGTTGTGCTGAGGAAGGCTTCAAGTCTTCCTCAGGGGGTGTCTTGATGAAGGCCGTGTGTCTTCTCCACTGTGCgcttttcacctttctcctcTAGGCATGCACAGTCTCTGCTGTTTCAGCAGTTTCTTCCCTGGTTTTAGCAAGCTTTGTCCTTCATTCTTGCAAGTTTTGTCTTGCCAAGTTACATTCCGTGTCAAGCTTATGGCTAACATTTGCTAACTTTTAACACTGTATCTTATGCTTTCATAATGCTTTCACAAGGACAGTGATCTTAACCCTTTCACCTATTCCAAAGTACCACCTGAGATGCCTCTTCTGATCCCAACAAGAATGGGTGGTCACTGATGGAGAACcaattttaaaatctacttAAACCTATGAAATCTATTTCTGCACTGAGCACATTGAATATGCTTAGGACATGGATTCCTGTGACCACAGCAGAATTAAATAGTGCCATCTGAGATCAGATTCCTCTTATAGTTGTACATGTTCACTGTCAAAGACGTTGTTAAACTGACCAAGCAGAGGAAAGAAGTCTCCTCTGAGGTACAGTGGGGATCCAGAAGTCAGGCACGGAGAAATGAACCCCACCCAGGGACAGGAGAGCCATGGCTGAGCAGCTTCCCCTTTGCAGGGTTCCTGCAGTTCCTTTCCCTTAAGTCCCATTGCAAAACGGTCCTGAGTCAGCTCAGCAGAGTTGTACTCACCTCAGAGGCTGTTGAGGAAGATCCCTGTTGAGAAGACATGGGAGAAGGGAACTGCTGGCTCACTCCAAGCTCCTGGACCACCTGGAAGAATACAGGGATGAGCACACTCACGTTTGCATGGCTGTCCCTGAGGCAGTTGGTCCTAAATGTTTTCCCAGCCTTCCTCAGCTCAGGAATTCCAGCTTagctcttcctcccctccttaGGAATCCTTTCAGCCCCAGagtttgaaaatgaaacaaccTGCAGGAACTGTCTTACCTGATTAGAACACCAGAAGGGAagttgttcagagccccatccagcctgaccttgaatatttccagggcAACCCCTGTTTgctgtgggcaacctgtgccagggcctctccaccctccTCACCATTCCTCctccagggaggaatttcttctcACTATCCAATTGAACCCTGCCCTTTGTCAgttggaagccattcccccttgtgctgtccctgcaggtcCTTGCAAAGTCCCTCCCGGGCTCTTCCTGAGtcccttcaggtgctggaaggagCTCTAAGGTCTCTCCCAAGCCTTCTTCAGGCAGAGTggtcccagctgtcccagcctttcccatagcagaagtgctccagccccctgaGCACCCTCTGATCCTTCCTGTGGGCTCCTCTGGGCCGCAAGGAATCATCTGGGAGGGGACTGGGAGAAACCCATTGCAGCCTCTGGCAGGTGCTGAGGCTGGCTGTAAACTGGGGTGCTGGCAATGCAGTGAAAAGCTGCTCCCTCGTTAGTGGCCGTGGTGATGGGAGGAGGAGATGTGGGTGTGCCCTGGCATGGCCAGGAGTCCCCGTCCCCTGCCAGGCCTGTCCCCAGGCCAGCACCAAAGCTGCCGCCAGCTCTGGAACAGCCCCCCGGGAATGCCCTGTTGTTCCCAAAGGGAACTGTTCCCCGTGGGACAGCCCAGGCCCACGCAGAGCCCCTctgggcctggcacagggagagctgcccCTTCCCCACTCACCTGCTGGGGCTCCATCAGCCGTTCTGGCAGTTGCTGGGCTCCAGTTCCACATCCAGGGCGGTTGGAGAGTCCCCGCCCCAGCCCaactgctccctgccccagcacctgcccccccagcccttccccagccccccAGGCCCCACGGCCTGGCCACCCCAAACACGATGGGGCACATCGGGCACCGCTCCTGCTCCGCAGCTGCTGCTCGGGAAGGGGGGAACGGCTCCAGGCCCAGGTCCACTGAGGGCAGTCAGGAGCTCCCAAATCaatccctccttcccctcctgggcttcacctgcagctgggcaggggctgaCACTGCGCTGGGCTTGTGCTTGTGCTTAAAATGATCCCAAAGACCATTTTCCTGTGGGGGAGCAGCTGTCACTGTGCAATTGGTGGCTGAAAGGGATGTGACCCAGGTGCGGACATGTCTCTGTCACTTCAGACAGCGTGTCTCTGGTTTTCAGAGCCGCTGAACACAACTCTGCTGAAGTTAAACACAGGCTTTGCTGTCAATCACTTTGAAAACCAAACTCAGAATTTGTAACAGCTCTCCTCTTGTCTCCGCCTGCTGTTGTCCATAATTAGATTGAagatttttttagattttcGTGTGAAAGGGCGTTTCAATGTGTTCTTCCTGCAAGTATTGCAGGCAAGTGACCAATTTTACTTGTGCCTTACTTTCAAGCCTGGGAGTATCTGCCTTTCATTAAAGTCATTTTTAAATGCACCTCAAAGCTTAAATAACTCAAAGCATCTTTCTTCCCAGCAAGAATATAATAGGTCTTTGGTTCaatctgccttaaaaaaaattgaggatGACCATGAAAAATATCTTAGAAAATATGAATTTCTTTGTTCCTAATCTGAATGTCCAACTGGACAAACCCTCCTGTGGTTTGGTGCAGAAATTCAAGTCAGATTTCTTTTGTACCTCTGAACTTGCAGGATAATTTGATTGCTTTTTTCAGCAGCCtaatgacagtaaaaaaaaatgaggtttgtCTTTTTGGTATGGTGGGagtcttttattatttatttatttttatttttcaagactCTCAAATCTTGCACTTTATTAATAGTGGctacagtaaaattaaaataagaccTTCATTGCAATGGAGAAGTTACAAATTTTGCAGCTGCTTGCCCTGCCCTGTTCTATGTCATTGCTGTGTGTGAAGCCTCTGGGCTTCTGCTTCTGGGGTTCCCTCTTTCACTGGTTTTGGAAATTTGATGGCAGTGCTCACATTTTAGAAAGAAGACTTCATTCCAATTAAATTTATTGCCTGAGCTCTTCCAGTCCAGGTGCTTGAAGCTTGTTTTCTAATGTTGTTGGTTTTCTCAGCTTCTGTTAGTATTTGTGATTTTATAACAAAATGTTCTTGGATGTCATTTTGCAAGATTCTGTAATCAGCTTGCTCTTTTGCTCTTGGATTTCTTAGTGCTGGCTCAGAACTGAACGCAGCATTTTGGGAGGGAACCCGTCAGTCTGAGATAGGAttctctcagcagcagctgttttgcaCATCTGAACTAAGGTAACAGGAAGCCACGAACTGAATATCCCGCCCATTGCAGAACCCCCAGTGCTCAGTGTGGAGCCAGCTGGTGACATCTCTGCCGTCCCCAGGCCCCGCTGTCTCTGTATCCCTGTGGCTAGTGGGCAGCGGGAGCTGGTGCGATGGGCACGTGGAGATCCTGCAGTGCTGGACATGGGGCAGAGTCCTGGACGAGCAGGGGGACGTGCAGGGCCAGCGTGGTGTGCCGGCAGCTGCGGGACGGCGAGGCAGAGACAGCCGACACTCCCCGAAACCTCAGCGGGACCGGGAGCCgtggggctgtgagggggccCTGGGCAGGGCACCAGGCCGACCTGGCCCTGtgcagcacctccctgcccGAGCGGGCACCGTCTGCAGAGGTCGTGGAGGATGTGGGACTCATTTATTGTGTTTTACTGTTTATCGTGTTTCACCTCCGGAGTTTGGTGGGGCTTTTGGTTTGTGGTTAtttgtttacttattttattGCTGGTGGGTTTAGTTTGGAGTTTTGGGAGGGGTAGAGGGGAGGTGGttcttttgttattatttttaattaatatcttttcaggtttttaattaGCAGAAACCCTTCCCTGCCTGTTTGCAGCCAGATCTAGGGTGAAAGGAGGTGGAAGTTGGTGCAAAGGAGCTGTGACCTCACTACAGAATTCAGAAGTCTCATGTGACAGAAAGTGAGGCAGGTCCCAGGTAGCCACTGAGAGAAAGGGCCGGGGGCTGGAGGTGATGGGCACAGCTGTCCATCCTGTGTTGGGCCACGAGGAACTGTTTCTCCATTGGTCATGATCTCCTTAGGAAACCCTGGATCAAGGTCAGCTGCACAGTGCTGCTATCATGTCTTCAAAGGGGTCATTGGAATCTTTCTCTCTAATCCTCCAATGTCTAATTAGCTGTATAATCCTTGAGGACTTGACAAAGGGGGTGGGAAGGCAACGACTCATTAGgcctttcttcattttaatgagCCCTGCAGTGTATTTGGTGTTCTGAGTCCAGGATCCTCAGGTCCTGAGAGGAGATAGCAGCAGTCCCTCAAGAAATCCAAGTCAGAAGAGAAACCCAAAGTGTCTTGGAGCATTCAGAGTTGCCACTGAAAGCCCTTTCTGATGGAGCCTCCCAGGGCCTCCTTCGAGCCAGTCACTGGAGGCTGTGattgcaggcaggcagaggcacTGGGCAGGTGGCTCTGGTGCTGAGCAAAGCCTTTGTTTGATGGAGCAGAAGGGCCAAGGCCTGAATCCCGGCCTCTGGGACGGGAGATCCTGTCCttcccagagcccagggctctccctggaggcagcctgggctgtgaagggcagtgcccagggaaggACAGCAGTGTAACGGTGCCCAGCgtccccagggctgcctggaCACAGCCCCAGTGCCACGAGGACAACTTGTCTCCTCACAGACCTCACTGGTGCAGACAACTGCCATGGCCAAGGGCACCAAGAGCTCAGGCTCTTGCAGGCAGCTTCAAAGCTCTTGGGGAAGGACCCTCTGGGAAGGCCAGGACGGGGAGTCCTCTTTCCTCATCAGCCTCATCCTCTCTCAAGCACTCAGCCCAGTCCTGTTTGCTCTTTCACCACCACCCCAGGTTTGGATTCCTTtgcaccagctgctgcctttctgagCCATGGTAATTCTGCCCAGGCCAGCAGTGCCATGAAATGAGTCTCTTCCTTCCATGAGCTCTGCTggcctgctgctcctcacactgTCATCCAAGAGATCCCACCATGAGGAAGAGATTTTTTACACAGAGGGTGGTGACAGCaaggaacaggctgcccagggaggtgttgggTGCCTCATCCTTGGGAACATCCAGAGCCAcgttggacagggctttgagcagcttGCTCTGcttgaagatgtccctgcccatggcagctggttggactagatggcctttaaaggtcctttccaaccagGCCCATCCTATGATTCCATCATTCCATGATCCCGTGAGCGACTGCGCTTCAGGATGAGCCATCCTCAcccatccctgggcagctggcacAAGGGACCTTGAGtgcagagggaccttgacaTGCTCAGGGATTTGGCCAATGTAAACGTCCTGGTGATTTTCCCTAATCCCTCAACTCTTAGGTTGAGACTTCAGGAATGTAGTCAAAATGAAGAGGTTTCAACCTAAAGAGACAAATTCAACCACATGGATTTTGGAGACCCAATTCTGCATTCATGCCAACGTATTTAGCTCCTCAGCCTGTCTTCAAGTAGATTCTGCAGAGTCTAGAGCCATGTGCATGGACAGGCACAGTCCCTCCCAGAGGAAGGGTGTATGACCATCTCCTAGGCTGACATGCACATAGGAGGCCACCAGCCCCAGTGCCCACTTGTGCCAGGCCTCCAGGATGGGTGCGACTCATTCAGCAGGACCCTCTATTCCTGCAACAGCTCCTTGGGCTTCCTCTACCCTTCCCAGCGGCTCCCAAAATGCTGGGAGCTTTGCTTTTGGCTTTATCCCTACATCCTGGGGCAAGGTTTGCTAAATTCCTGCTTTGCAACTTGCCCTGTTTCCATGTCCTGTTTGCTGCCTCTTTGTGCTGGAGTTCTGTCTGTTCAGCCAGCAGAGAAGGATGCTTATTTCACGGGAACGTGGAGAAATCCTTCTTGTCCTGGCAGGAAGCTTTCCTGCAAGGCCTGTAAGATCTCCTGAGCTCCTTCAGCC carries:
- the LOC120412236 gene encoding spermatogenesis-associated protein 16-like isoform X1, whose protein sequence is MVRRVERPWHRLPTANRGCPGNIQGQAGWGSEQLPFWCSNQVVQELGVSQQFPSPMSSQQGSSSTASEEAEEHKERPQSGADKAESHGNLSGTNAETPAESGTGTFPGPPLPIPLSRLREIEAELIGADEADTEAEPGEPLMSAVAAAAGQAPAPAAGDSVWHRAGAALQAALRDGSARYTQRDFAAAAAKFSTALEVRG
- the LOC120412236 gene encoding spermatogenesis-associated protein 16-like isoform X2; protein product: MEPQQVVQELGVSQQFPSPMSSQQGSSSTASEEAEEHKERPQSGADKAESHGNLSGTNAETPAESGTGTFPGPPLPIPLSRLREIEAELIGADEADTEAEPGEPLMSAVAAAAGQAPAPAAGDSVWHRAGAALQAALRDGSARYTQRDFAAAAAKFSTALEVRG
- the LOC120412236 gene encoding spermatogenesis-associated protein 16-like isoform X3, which translates into the protein MSPYLVLKSMEAEEHKERPQSGADKAESHGNLSGTNAETPAESGTGTFPGPPLPIPLSRLREIEAELIGADEADTEAEPGEPLMSAVAAAAGQAPAPAAGDSVWHRAGAALQAALRDGSARYTQRDFAAAAAKFSTALEVRG